The Candidatus Liberimonas magnetica genome includes a window with the following:
- the pdxA gene encoding 4-hydroxythreonine-4-phosphate dehydrogenase PdxA: protein MPLPKIAVTIGDPAGIGPEIVGKALSDKKIHEICKPVVIGGTGVIPGFNKISKKFGLQSFEIKTNEIENLQTGRFSKFTGKASYDYILKAFELITQGQVKAVVTAPVSKEAMFLAGVHYPGQTELFADISGTKKYAMLMVAESLRAVMVTRHIPLSEVSKNLTIDNIKETALLAYDFISKKFRIKKPKIVICSLNPHGGEGGILGKEDRCFILPAVRFLKNIGLEVSGPCGSDSAWLKMSKNEFDLMVAMYHDQAMIGLKCLKPNKIVNVTIGLPFIRTSPGHGTAFDIAGKNIADPTSIKEAIKLAARLSS from the coding sequence ATGCCCCTTCCAAAAATAGCCGTTACCATAGGCGATCCTGCCGGAATAGGCCCTGAAATCGTAGGTAAAGCCCTTTCAGACAAAAAAATACATGAGATATGTAAGCCCGTAGTTATAGGCGGTACCGGGGTAATACCGGGTTTTAATAAAATATCAAAAAAATTCGGACTTCAGTCCTTTGAAATAAAAACAAATGAAATAGAGAATTTACAAACAGGCAGGTTCTCTAAGTTCACAGGCAAAGCTTCTTATGATTATATACTTAAGGCTTTTGAACTCATAACTCAAGGCCAGGTTAAAGCTGTGGTAACTGCACCTGTGTCAAAAGAAGCCATGTTTTTGGCAGGCGTGCATTATCCAGGACAGACAGAGCTGTTCGCAGACATATCAGGCACAAAAAAATACGCTATGTTGATGGTTGCAGAAAGCCTCAGGGCAGTGATGGTTACCCGCCACATACCCTTATCTGAAGTAAGTAAAAACCTTACGATAGACAATATTAAAGAAACAGCCCTTTTGGCTTACGATTTTATTTCAAAAAAATTCAGGATAAAGAAACCGAAGATAGTCATATGTTCTTTGAACCCCCATGGCGGTGAAGGAGGTATCTTAGGTAAAGAGGACAGGTGCTTTATCCTTCCTGCGGTGAGGTTCTTAAAAAACATAGGTTTAGAGGTTTCAGGCCCATGCGGCAGCGACAGCGCATGGCTAAAAATGAGCAAAAATGAGTTTGACCTGATGGTTGCTATGTATCATGACCAGGCCATGATAGGTTTGAAATGCCTGAAACCCAATAAAATAGTCAATGTTACAATAGGCCTGCCATTTATACGTACCTCTCCAGGCCACGGCACTGCTTTTGATATAGCAGGAAAAAATATAGCAGACCCTACATCTATTAAGGAAGCCATAAAACTGGCTGCCAGACTCTCAAGCTGA
- a CDS encoding peptidylprolyl isomerase — MSRFRGLVLILFFCMLSLSSVSAKVLDRTLAIVNGEAIMQSEFDRVSTPVLDQYKLMTPAAEQNKDKVAELKKKLLDQMIDEKILKQEAEKRKIKITQRDIDEGIQQVKGRFKGEEEFQKELKKENITLTEFEDRIKQQLMVMKLTEQEIKAKAVRPSEEEVQKLYTQITEKMSGKNLGLKPEDEEEFDKMAKFFKRMTSEQVRAKHILLQVDKNATLKVKTDMLKKIKDIKKKIDTGADFSDMAKQHSEDTGSVSRGGDLGYFAKGDMVPEFEKVAFSLDVGKVSEPVLTDFGYHIIKVEEKKAATKLSFPEVKNDLEQYLYQKNAQKDYEKWVKELKSKASIKLNEIE; from the coding sequence ATGTCACGGTTCAGAGGTTTAGTTTTAATTTTGTTTTTTTGTATGCTCTCTCTTTCATCTGTATCGGCCAAGGTGCTTGACAGGACCCTTGCGATAGTAAACGGAGAGGCGATAATGCAGTCGGAGTTTGACAGAGTATCAACCCCGGTCCTGGACCAATATAAATTGATGACCCCGGCAGCCGAGCAGAACAAGGACAAAGTGGCAGAACTGAAGAAAAAACTTTTAGACCAGATGATAGATGAGAAAATACTGAAACAGGAAGCAGAAAAAAGAAAGATAAAAATAACCCAGAGGGATATCGATGAAGGCATACAGCAGGTAAAAGGAAGGTTCAAAGGCGAAGAGGAATTCCAAAAAGAATTGAAAAAAGAAAATATCACTTTGACAGAGTTCGAGGACAGGATAAAACAGCAGCTTATGGTAATGAAATTGACTGAACAGGAAATAAAAGCAAAAGCTGTAAGGCCTTCTGAAGAAGAAGTACAAAAACTCTATACCCAGATCACGGAAAAAATGAGCGGCAAGAACCTGGGTCTTAAACCGGAAGATGAGGAAGAATTTGATAAAATGGCGAAGTTTTTTAAGAGAATGACGTCTGAACAGGTCAGGGCCAAACATATCCTGCTGCAGGTGGATAAGAATGCGACTTTAAAAGTAAAGACAGACATGCTTAAAAAGATAAAAGATATAAAGAAGAAAATAGATACCGGAGCGGATTTTTCGGATATGGCAAAACAGCATTCCGAAGATACCGGTTCTGTAAGCCGCGGCGGCGACCTTGGGTATTTTGCAAAAGGGGACATGGTGCCTGAATTTGAAAAAGTGGCTTTTTCGTTGGACGTGGGAAAGGTAAGCGAGCCGGTCTTAACCGATTTCGGTTACCATATAATTAAAGTCGAAGAGAAGAAAGCTGCTACGAAGCTGTCGTTTCCTGAAGTAAAAAATGACCTGGAACAATACCTATACCAGAAAAATGCGCAGAAAGACTATGAAAAATGGGTAAAAGAACTGAAATCAAAAGCTTCTATCAAACTGAACGAAATAGAATAA
- a CDS encoding peptidylprolyl isomerase, translating to MKYFCFLLSFVFVLGCAKAGDKKVVMNVGKDKTTLEMLKRRFKEAPPTLQGYINSSAGRKQFMDLLLRERLVIESAKELGYAKKKEYVEGIANYKKEQAKAFKEYQENLLVELFVKDLHSNQISPSNEEVMKYYEDHKNEYDKPLEIKARHILLASKEEAQKVLDRLKAGEDFAKLAKEVSIDPISANRGGEIGPFKKGDLIPEFEKAVFPLKKGEVSDIVETQFGLHIIKKENEKTLAARPIEEAREEIKRLLEKRKFDAWIETAKEKNKVKVDYDAVSKIPFENSEQQQISQKEAKNK from the coding sequence ATGAAATATTTTTGTTTTTTGTTGTCATTTGTATTTGTTTTAGGATGTGCCAAAGCCGGAGATAAGAAGGTTGTAATGAATGTAGGAAAGGATAAAACTACCCTTGAAATGCTAAAAAGAAGGTTTAAAGAAGCCCCCCCCACTTTACAGGGCTATATAAATTCCTCGGCAGGGAGAAAGCAGTTCATGGACCTGCTGTTGCGGGAACGGCTGGTAATAGAATCCGCAAAAGAGCTGGGGTATGCTAAGAAAAAGGAATATGTGGAAGGCATAGCTAACTACAAAAAAGAGCAGGCCAAGGCGTTCAAGGAATACCAGGAAAACCTGCTGGTAGAGCTTTTTGTAAAAGACCTGCACTCAAATCAGATATCCCCTTCGAACGAAGAAGTAATGAAATATTATGAAGACCATAAAAATGAATATGATAAGCCTCTTGAAATAAAGGCAAGGCACATTCTCCTGGCCTCAAAAGAAGAAGCACAGAAAGTGCTTGACAGGCTAAAAGCAGGAGAGGATTTTGCAAAACTTGCCAAAGAAGTTTCTATAGATCCTATATCGGCAAACCGGGGCGGAGAGATAGGCCCTTTTAAAAAAGGAGACCTGATACCGGAATTTGAAAAGGCAGTGTTCCCCTTAAAAAAAGGAGAGGTCTCGGATATCGTTGAAACTCAGTTCGGGTTACATATCATAAAGAAGGAAAATGAAAAGACGCTTGCAGCAAGGCCGATAGAAGAGGCGAGGGAAGAGATCAAAAGGCTTCTGGAGAAGAGGAAGTTCGATGCCTGGATCGAGACTGCCAAGGAGAAGAACAAGGTTAAAGTTGACTATGACGCAGTATCAAAGATCCCTTTTGAAAATAGCGAACAACAGCAAATATCGCAAAAAGAAGCAAAAAACAAATAA
- a CDS encoding nucleoside-diphosphate kinase, giving the protein MPETVKNIQQALVLIKPDGLKKSLTGNILTKLSEAKMVIIGAKMVVVSKELAEEHYRQLSDQPFFNELVRYLRGELHGKPYNRVFALVYQGDNAIKQLRAIAGATNPEQADPISIRGAYGRILTSGLYENVIHCSSDPAEAEREIKLWFKPEDIVGSIYPTKKTILKNVEVTVWE; this is encoded by the coding sequence ATGCCGGAAACTGTAAAAAACATACAACAAGCACTTGTCCTTATCAAGCCCGATGGCTTAAAAAAATCCCTTACCGGAAATATATTGACCAAGCTTTCTGAAGCCAAGATGGTCATAATCGGAGCAAAGATGGTTGTTGTATCCAAAGAACTTGCCGAAGAACATTATAGACAGCTTTCAGACCAGCCGTTTTTTAATGAACTTGTCCGGTACTTAAGGGGAGAATTACACGGCAAACCTTATAACCGGGTTTTTGCCCTGGTTTACCAGGGAGATAATGCGATAAAACAGCTCAGAGCCATTGCCGGGGCTACAAATCCAGAGCAGGCAGACCCGATCTCTATACGCGGAGCTTATGGCAGGATACTCACTTCCGGGCTTTATGAAAACGTAATACACTGTTCAAGCGACCCTGCTGAAGCGGAAAGAGAAATAAAACTCTGGTTTAAACCTGAAGATATAGTAGGAAGTATTTATCCAACCAAAAAAACTATCCTCAAAAACGTTGAAGTAACCGTTTGGGAGTAA
- a CDS encoding phosphoenolpyruvate carboxykinase (GTP) — MFNDKFNKTQEAKIEKIKNQEVLKYISGMIKLCEPRELFVNTGSNEDISYVKNMALTLGEEIPLAKNGHTMHFDNYNDQARDKENTRILVPKGMELQNTNTLDRDTGVAEVLGFFKDIMRNKTMIIGFYSLGPSNSEFSIPCLQITDSFYVTHSENILYRSGYEDFVRNEKMPYFFRLLHSAGKVDDRKTSIELDKRRIYLDITGDSVYSVNTQYAGNSVGLKKLSMRLAIYHAQKEGWLCEHMLLMGIKGKDKTTYIAGAFPSMCGKTSTAMIEGETIVGDDIAYIREVHKELRAVNVEKGMFGIIQGINSKDDPLLWKAINKEDEVIFSNILMTKEKDVHWIGKDGEIPQEGINFSGPWKKGNTDKNGKEIPVSHLNARFTMGLGGLENLDPDWDNKGGMLVSALVYGGRDSDTSCPVEEAFDWSHGIIIKGASLESETTAATLGKAGVRVIDPMSNMDFVSVPLGNYIKMNLDFGKKLKTQPAIFGVNYFLKDKEGKFINGREDKKAWYIWIEKRVNGRAKVIKMPTGNIPLYEDLKDIFSSVLGKDFTLEDYNKLFTIRIQENLAKLERIRAYYTKLKDIPKELFDVLNGQKTRLLAAKEKFASDYILPSSFK; from the coding sequence ATGTTCAATGATAAATTTAACAAAACACAGGAAGCAAAAATCGAAAAAATAAAAAACCAGGAAGTGTTAAAATATATAAGCGGCATGATAAAGTTATGCGAGCCAAGAGAACTCTTTGTAAATACCGGATCGAATGAAGATATCAGCTATGTTAAAAATATGGCGCTCACATTAGGCGAGGAAATACCCCTTGCTAAAAACGGTCATACGATGCATTTTGACAACTATAACGACCAGGCAAGAGATAAAGAAAATACGAGGATACTTGTCCCGAAAGGGATGGAACTGCAAAACACCAACACTTTAGACAGGGACACCGGCGTAGCCGAGGTCCTTGGTTTTTTTAAAGACATAATGAGAAACAAAACCATGATAATCGGGTTTTATTCTCTCGGACCCTCAAATTCAGAGTTCTCCATCCCGTGCCTGCAGATAACGGATTCTTTCTATGTCACGCACAGCGAGAATATACTGTACCGCTCTGGCTACGAAGATTTTGTAAGAAATGAAAAAATGCCGTACTTCTTCAGGCTTTTGCACTCTGCCGGAAAAGTAGATGATAGAAAAACATCAATTGAGCTTGATAAAAGAAGGATATACCTCGATATCACAGGCGACTCCGTGTACAGCGTAAATACCCAGTATGCAGGAAATTCTGTCGGCTTAAAAAAACTTTCAATGAGGCTTGCTATTTACCACGCACAAAAAGAAGGGTGGCTTTGCGAACATATGCTCCTCATGGGCATAAAAGGTAAAGATAAGACAACTTATATAGCAGGGGCTTTCCCTTCTATGTGCGGAAAAACCTCTACAGCAATGATCGAAGGAGAGACGATTGTCGGTGACGATATCGCCTACATAAGAGAGGTCCATAAGGAACTAAGGGCAGTGAACGTTGAAAAGGGCATGTTCGGCATAATACAGGGAATAAATTCAAAAGATGACCCTTTGCTATGGAAAGCCATAAATAAAGAAGATGAGGTAATTTTTTCTAATATATTAATGACCAAAGAAAAAGACGTTCACTGGATAGGGAAAGACGGAGAGATCCCCCAGGAAGGCATAAATTTCTCAGGCCCCTGGAAAAAAGGAAATACGGACAAGAACGGAAAAGAAATACCTGTTTCCCATTTAAACGCACGCTTCACCATGGGCTTAGGCGGTCTTGAAAACCTTGACCCGGACTGGGACAACAAAGGTGGAATGCTTGTATCCGCCCTTGTTTACGGCGGCAGGGATTCAGATACATCCTGCCCGGTTGAAGAGGCTTTTGACTGGAGTCATGGGATAATCATAAAAGGAGCGTCCCTTGAATCCGAGACTACCGCAGCTACGCTCGGCAAGGCAGGCGTAAGGGTTATCGATCCCATGTCCAATATGGATTTCGTATCAGTACCTCTTGGCAATTACATAAAAATGAACCTGGACTTCGGCAAAAAATTAAAAACGCAGCCTGCTATTTTCGGAGTAAATTATTTCTTAAAGGATAAGGAAGGGAAGTTCATTAACGGCCGGGAAGATAAAAAAGCATGGTATATATGGATAGAAAAAAGAGTTAACGGCCGGGCAAAAGTAATAAAAATGCCTACAGGGAACATCCCCCTATATGAAGACCTTAAAGATATTTTCAGTTCTGTTTTGGGAAAAGATTTTACTTTGGAAGATTATAATAAACTTTTTACCATCCGCATACAGGAAAACCTTGCCAAACTTGAAAGGATAAGGGCCTACTACACCAAATTAAAGGATATCCCGAAAGAACTTTTTGACGTTTTAAACGGCCAAAAAACCCGGTTATTAGCCGCCAAAGAGAAATTCGCTTCAGATTATATCCTGCCGTCATCTTTCAAATAG
- a CDS encoding Fic family protein, with translation MNDNISDIITEKKVLTFKSGQFVFSAKYSENEVKDLFINSVLLYALVSEIPILPDLASKIEDELILKSIFSTAAIEGNSLNEERVKELLSNKTQTEPGKNKKNETEIANLKEAYTYIKTLPVQKDGFIFTEEIVRHIHLLVTQNIDYKDNTPGNYRNHLVKVGDPEHGGVDVPPKTYEDIKMLTDEFIKWINSEEAKKANPVIRAALAHFYLARIHPFGDGNGRTSRLIEALFLFQAGIKYIPVMLSNYYYYHLDDYFRAFSSAINNKDNDITDFISFVLKGHIESQNVIKSRIFFYIRMFTLKDYYSFMFKEKKITQRELDLLSQLLILQKEFTLKEINEISGLDIIYRDISERTIRRDLDKLLEMNLLIKKVDKYLLNMNVLG, from the coding sequence ATGAATGACAATATAAGTGACATAATTACTGAAAAAAAAGTACTTACTTTCAAGTCAGGACAATTTGTTTTTTCTGCCAAATACAGTGAAAACGAAGTTAAAGACTTGTTTATCAATTCTGTCCTTTTGTATGCTCTGGTTTCAGAAATACCCATACTTCCTGATTTGGCCTCAAAAATCGAAGATGAATTAATCTTGAAGTCGATTTTTTCTACAGCTGCCATAGAAGGCAATTCATTAAATGAAGAAAGGGTAAAGGAACTGCTTTCAAATAAAACCCAGACAGAACCTGGCAAGAATAAGAAAAACGAAACAGAAATCGCTAATTTAAAAGAGGCTTATACCTATATAAAAACGCTTCCTGTTCAAAAAGATGGTTTCATATTTACTGAAGAAATTGTAAGACATATTCACCTATTAGTTACACAAAATATTGATTATAAAGACAATACTCCTGGGAACTACAGAAATCATCTGGTTAAAGTAGGAGACCCGGAACACGGTGGAGTTGATGTCCCGCCAAAAACCTATGAAGATATAAAAATGCTAACGGATGAGTTTATTAAATGGATCAACAGCGAAGAAGCAAAGAAAGCAAATCCGGTTATTAGAGCTGCGTTAGCTCATTTCTATTTAGCAAGGATCCATCCTTTCGGTGATGGGAACGGTAGAACGTCAAGATTAATAGAAGCATTATTTCTTTTTCAAGCCGGCATAAAATACATTCCAGTCATGCTTTCAAACTATTACTATTATCATCTTGACGATTATTTTCGAGCCTTCTCATCGGCTATCAATAACAAGGATAATGATATCACAGACTTTATTTCCTTCGTTCTAAAAGGGCATATCGAATCTCAAAATGTCATCAAGTCAAGAATATTTTTTTATATAAGAATGTTTACGCTAAAGGATTACTATTCTTTTATGTTTAAAGAAAAGAAAATAACACAAAGAGAATTAGATTTATTAAGCCAGCTATTAATTTTGCAAAAAGAATTTACTTTAAAAGAAATAAATGAAATAAGCGGCTTAGATATAATCTATAGAGACATTAGTGAGCGCACTATCCGCAGAGATTTAGATAAACTCTTAGAAATGAATCTTTTAATAAAAAAAGTTGATAAATATTTGCTTAATATGAATGTTTTGGGTTGA
- a CDS encoding GNAT family N-acetyltransferase has protein sequence MLKIRQINQGDNSAVKNLISSIMRDEFIESARGYTTDDLENTCEHYSGKNEIFYVAEGSEGHIVGTVGIKYDTHHTALLRRLFLKKEFRGKGHGSKLIRHALDFCKKHGYKNIIFRGTDAMAGAYKTCLKNGFCEKDILALPHAKMFVLELSI, from the coding sequence ATGCTTAAAATACGCCAGATCAATCAGGGAGACAATAGTGCGGTAAAAAACCTTATCAGTTCGATAATGAGGGATGAATTCATTGAAAGCGCACGGGGTTATACAACCGATGACCTGGAAAATACCTGCGAGCATTACAGCGGAAAGAACGAGATATTTTATGTGGCGGAAGGATCTGAAGGGCATATAGTAGGCACTGTGGGAATAAAATATGATACGCACCATACCGCTCTGCTCCGAAGGCTTTTTCTTAAAAAAGAGTTCAGAGGAAAAGGCCACGGTTCGAAACTGATACGGCACGCGCTTGATTTCTGTAAAAAGCACGGGTACAAAAATATAATTTTCCGCGGGACTGACGCTATGGCCGGGGCCTACAAAACATGCCTGAAAAACGGATTTTGTGAAAAAGATATACTTGCATTGCCGCATGCGAAGATGTTCGTTCTAGAACTGAGCATTTAA
- a CDS encoding DUF3800 domain-containing protein, whose product MLFFIDESWQTTEDNKYKVGVLSAIQINSHDYNMCSQYIHDLKIKNLGFKAGDIEIKGSHMFREFVFRLEEKQIVSRELTLARDIFAYMKTAGVLVFASVVFAKEEADLACADVRNLERPFFFLFERINIFMKENYPNLMAKIIFDDRNISFNQKLSKSVSNFFHRSHVGQTFDNIIKVPFFAISTENVGIQFADMVAYILGSRFTGDRGRSEFFKFVKSMEFKSRTKFNVEGKEYPCSGIKVIKEKEAGDLFISGRDL is encoded by the coding sequence ATGCTTTTCTTTATAGATGAAAGTTGGCAAACAACAGAAGATAATAAATATAAAGTTGGGGTATTGTCTGCAATCCAAATAAACAGTCATGACTATAATATGTGTTCTCAATATATACATGATCTAAAAATAAAAAATTTAGGTTTTAAAGCTGGAGATATTGAAATTAAAGGGTCTCATATGTTTAGAGAATTTGTATTTAGACTTGAAGAAAAACAGATAGTTTCTAGAGAATTAACCCTTGCAAGAGATATCTTTGCTTATATGAAAACAGCAGGAGTACTAGTATTTGCATCAGTTGTTTTTGCAAAAGAAGAAGCGGATTTAGCATGTGCTGATGTAAGAAATCTTGAAAGACCTTTTTTCTTTTTGTTTGAGAGAATAAACATATTTATGAAAGAAAATTACCCTAATCTTATGGCAAAAATTATATTTGATGATAGAAATATTAGTTTTAACCAAAAACTCTCTAAAAGTGTAAGTAATTTTTTTCACAGGAGTCATGTTGGTCAAACATTTGATAATATTATTAAAGTTCCTTTCTTTGCTATTTCTACTGAAAATGTAGGTATTCAATTTGCTGATATGGTAGCATATATTTTGGGCTCAAGGTTTACAGGGGATAGGGGTAGGTCGGAATTTTTTAAGTTTGTTAAGAGCATGGAATTTAAGAGTAGGACTAAATTTAACGTGGAAGGTAAAGAGTATCCTTGTTCTGGGATTAAGGTTATAAAAGAGAAAGAAGCTGGCGATTTATTTATCTCGGGAAGAGATCTATAA
- a CDS encoding EamA family transporter: MEKTTILLVLLTIVFWGIAPILDKAALKNASPMIGLIVRGLSIGLFMLAALVTGKNIKNMFAIPSQSMIYFIISGLLAGVLGTFTFYKALQMDYTSRIVPIVATYPLITALLSVIFLGEALSLPRIVGIILIIAGIILVK, from the coding sequence ATGGAAAAAACAACTATATTGTTGGTTTTGCTTACTATCGTATTCTGGGGGATCGCTCCTATACTAGACAAAGCTGCGCTTAAGAACGCAAGCCCGATGATAGGGTTAATAGTAAGAGGATTATCTATTGGGCTTTTCATGCTTGCCGCTCTTGTAACAGGCAAAAACATAAAGAATATGTTCGCTATACCGTCACAAAGTATGATTTATTTTATAATTTCAGGCTTGCTTGCAGGAGTGCTTGGAACTTTCACGTTCTACAAGGCCCTGCAAATGGATTATACGTCAAGAATAGTCCCCATTGTAGCCACTTACCCGCTTATAACCGCTCTTTTAAGCGTAATTTTCTTAGGAGAGGCTTTAAGTTTGCCAAGGATTGTCGGCATAATACTCATCATAGCAGGTATAATACTGGTAAAATAA
- the mnmG gene encoding tRNA uridine-5-carboxymethylaminomethyl(34) synthesis enzyme MnmG, translated as MNKYNVIVIGAGHAGCEAALCTSRLGLSTLLVTMNLDTIAQMSCNPAIGGLAKGQIVREIDALGGEMGFITDQSALQFRMLNKSKGPAVWSPRAQCDKKIYHLLMKNSLEKQQNLDLLQAEAVKLIAKNNKAAGVETKAGTKIACDIVIVTTGTFLRGLIHIGLTHFKGGRLGELSAENLSTSLEDFGFEVKRLKTGTPPRINGKSIDFSCLSPQEGDVPPEPFSHFTDKETLKNRKQLPCWLTYTNEKTHEIIRKNLDRSPLYSGVIKSIGPRYCPSIEDKVVRFSEKTRHQVFLEPEGYTTEEYYANGISSSLPEDVQEDIVHSIKGLENAKIMRYGYAIEYDYAPPTQLKPTLETKNIENLYFAGQINGTTGYEEAAAQGLVAGINAALKFQNREPFILRRDQAYIGVLIDELTTKGTDEPYRMFTSRAEYRLILRCDNADLRLMDEGYKLGLIATKMHKAFDIYRDAISKSLVSKEGCETDDKLLYPWTKEKIDLEVAIEKKYAGYIKRQDVQINKLKKMEDKKIPPDIDYSSIKGLPQETKQKLNKIRPLTLGQASRISGITPSDIAVLVINMQKHNREISKHE; from the coding sequence ATGAATAAATATAATGTCATAGTGATAGGTGCCGGCCATGCGGGATGCGAGGCTGCTCTTTGTACAAGCCGCCTGGGGTTGTCAACACTTCTTGTAACAATGAATTTGGACACAATAGCGCAGATGTCCTGCAACCCGGCTATTGGCGGCCTTGCAAAAGGGCAGATAGTAAGGGAGATAGACGCTCTTGGCGGGGAAATGGGTTTTATCACAGACCAGTCCGCACTGCAGTTTCGGATGCTTAATAAATCAAAAGGCCCGGCGGTCTGGTCTCCGAGAGCGCAGTGCGATAAAAAAATATACCACCTTTTGATGAAAAACTCTCTGGAAAAACAGCAGAACCTTGACCTCTTGCAGGCAGAAGCGGTAAAACTTATCGCCAAAAACAACAAAGCGGCAGGCGTAGAAACAAAGGCAGGGACTAAGATAGCCTGCGATATTGTGATCGTGACCACAGGCACTTTCTTAAGAGGGCTGATACATATCGGGCTCACCCATTTTAAGGGCGGCAGGCTGGGCGAACTCTCGGCAGAAAACCTTTCGACTTCCCTTGAAGACTTCGGTTTTGAGGTAAAACGGCTTAAAACAGGGACACCTCCAAGAATAAACGGAAAGAGCATAGATTTTTCTTGTCTTTCCCCGCAGGAAGGAGACGTGCCTCCTGAACCTTTCTCACATTTTACGGACAAGGAAACTTTAAAGAACAGGAAACAACTGCCTTGCTGGCTTACTTATACGAACGAAAAAACCCATGAGATCATAAGAAAGAATTTAGACCGGTCGCCTTTGTATTCCGGAGTAATAAAAAGTATAGGACCGAGGTATTGCCCTTCTATAGAAGATAAGGTCGTAAGGTTCAGCGAGAAAACGCGGCACCAGGTGTTCCTGGAACCCGAAGGTTATACTACAGAAGAGTATTATGCGAACGGTATTTCGTCAAGCCTGCCTGAAGACGTGCAGGAAGACATAGTGCACTCCATCAAAGGTTTAGAAAATGCAAAGATAATGAGGTACGGTTATGCCATAGAATACGATTATGCGCCTCCAACCCAGTTAAAACCTACTCTTGAAACAAAAAATATCGAAAACTTGTATTTTGCCGGCCAGATCAACGGGACAACGGGCTATGAAGAAGCTGCTGCTCAGGGGCTCGTGGCAGGCATAAATGCTGCGCTTAAATTTCAGAACAGGGAACCTTTTATATTAAGGCGCGACCAGGCTTATATCGGAGTATTGATCGATGAGCTGACTACAAAAGGTACTGATGAACCGTACAGGATGTTCACTTCAAGGGCGGAGTACAGGCTTATCCTGCGCTGTGACAATGCGGATCTAAGGTTAATGGATGAAGGGTATAAGCTAGGCCTTATAGCTACAAAGATGCATAAAGCTTTTGATATTTACAGGGATGCCATAAGTAAAAGCCTTGTTTCAAAAGAAGGCTGTGAAACAGACGACAAATTGCTTTATCCCTGGACTAAAGAAAAGATAGACTTAGAGGTTGCGATCGAAAAGAAATACGCTGGTTATATAAAACGCCAGGACGTGCAGATAAACAAACTAAAAAAAATGGAAGATAAAAAGATCCCTCCGGATATCGATTACAGCTCTATAAAAGGCCTGCCTCAAGAAACAAAACAAAAACTAAATAAAATACGGCCTTTAACCTTAGGCCAGGCGTCACGTATTTCAGGTATAACGCCCTCTGATATAGCCGTTCTGGTCATAAACATGCAAAAACATAATAGAGAAATATCAAAACATGAATAA
- the rsmG gene encoding 16S rRNA (guanine(527)-N(7))-methyltransferase RsmG, translating into MNKELLTDPMWDNWQATLNKTYNISMPKEALEKFKIYLQELIKWNENINLISYRTEKELLWRHFTDSLMSINLIDKYAVNPSIIDLGTGAGFPGFILKTARPDYDITLVESQKKKCDFLEHLKNALGYPELKIINERAEALGQDSNYREKFDLAVSRAMCKLAPNLENAVPLVKQSGHILIYKTEESACDIVNDAHIKKVLDILNSKIIETFNYTICELAQNFSIIVLKKELPTPGKYPRRPGMPEKRPL; encoded by the coding sequence ATGAATAAGGAACTCTTAACAGACCCAATGTGGGATAATTGGCAGGCAACATTAAACAAAACCTACAATATTTCTATGCCAAAAGAAGCTCTTGAAAAATTTAAGATCTATCTGCAGGAACTTATAAAATGGAATGAAAATATCAACCTCATATCATACCGCACTGAAAAAGAACTGCTCTGGAGGCATTTTACAGATTCCCTGATGAGCATTAACCTAATAGATAAATACGCTGTAAACCCGTCTATTATAGATCTCGGGACAGGGGCCGGGTTCCCGGGTTTTATCTTAAAGACAGCAAGGCCGGATTACGATATTACTTTGGTCGAATCACAAAAAAAGAAGTGCGATTTTCTCGAACATTTAAAAAACGCCCTCGGTTACCCTGAACTTAAGATCATTAATGAAAGGGCCGAAGCCCTGGGACAGGACAGTAACTACCGGGAAAAATTCGACCTTGCAGTTTCAAGAGCTATGTGCAAGCTGGCTCCAAACCTTGAAAATGCCGTCCCCCTTGTAAAGCAGTCCGGCCATATATTAATATACAAGACTGAAGAGTCTGCCTGCGATATAGTAAATGATGCACATATAAAAAAAGTCCTGGATATACTGAATTCAAAGATAATTGAAACATTTAATTATACTATTTGTGAATTAGCACAAAACTTTTCTATAATAGTGCTAAAGAAAGAACTTCCGACCCCGGGAAAATACCCGAGAAGGCCGGGTATGCCTGAAAAACGGCCGCTTTGA